A genomic region of Candidatus Schekmanbacteria bacterium contains the following coding sequences:
- a CDS encoding PAS domain-containing protein: DIFSNFDRLKAGIIFTDNDKNILWANKKFLNLFNTDLQSLKNQKCWNLLHPESQNCHLCETEDNIHLQVAINGTKYHLLISNTPIGSIELSIIHEITKIMSEFEKLSKEVNELKEMIKNTFGSYKFLIACSDCQKIRLEDGTWVKPADIKSIMETTGISHGLCPECAKPYIEDLIKKKD; encoded by the coding sequence GATATCTTCTCAAATTTTGACAGATTGAAAGCAGGCATAATATTTACTGATAATGATAAGAATATCCTATGGGCAAACAAGAAATTCCTTAATCTTTTCAATACCGACCTTCAATCTTTAAAGAATCAAAAATGCTGGAATCTACTTCATCCTGAATCTCAAAATTGCCATTTATGTGAAACAGAAGATAACATACATCTTCAAGTAGCAATAAATGGGACGAAATATCATCTTCTCATTTCGAATACACCCATTGGAAGCATAGAATTATCGATAATCCATGAAATAACAAAAATAATGTCAGAGTTTGAGAAGCTTTCAAAAGAGGTAAATGAATTAAAAGAGATGATTAAGAATACCTTTGGTTCTTATAAATTTTTAATCGCTTGCAGTGACTGCCAAAAAATTCGCCTTGAAGACGGCACATGGGTTAAGCCGGCCGATATCAAATCGATTATGGAAACTACAGGAATCTCCCATGGACTTTGCCCTGAATGTGCAAAACCATATATTGAAGATTTGATAAAGAAGAAGGATTGA